TCATGGCATCATGGGAACTCCATGATAGGCAGTTCCCACGGGATTGAACAGCGACAAAAAGGATTCCCCTTCCTGCCGCCGGGTCGTTAATTTTTGAGTTCTTCCGGTACTTTGCCGCCGTTTTCCGCCAGCTTGATCATCACCTGGCGATGCAGCCAGATATTCATGCTGGCCGAATCGTTGGTGTCGCCCGTGAAGTGCAGCTCTTGCGCCAGTTCCTTGCGCGAGGCCAGGCTGCTGTCGAGTTGAAGCAATTTCATCAGGTCGACGATGGACGTGCGCCAATTGAGTTTTTCCGCGTTCTTGCTGGCCAGCTCGACCAGCACCACTTCCACGTCCACCACGGGCGCGGCAGCCGCTGGCGCAGCAGGTGCTGCCGCCGGTGCTGCGGCAGGTGCTATCGTGGCGGCGGCCGGCGTGGCTGCCGGTGCGGCGTCGGACGCATGGTGGAAGATTTTGTTGTAGATATTGCTGAAAATGCCCATGAGGTCACCTCGAGTTGAGTGAATGGAAGAAGGTTTGCCTGCGCGCCCGGTTCATGACGCGAACCGGTGACAGCTGGAGCCGGGCGCAGGCGCCAGCCCATCGAGTATAAGCCCGTTCAAGCCGGGAGCCCCGTCCCGCAGGCTTGCGACAAATCTGGTGGCAGGGTATGCCTGTTTCAAGGGTGCAAGGGCTGCTGCGCACGCAGCAGCGCATCGAATGCGTCGATGGCCAGCGGCGGCGCAAACAGCTCGCCTTGCGCAAAATCGCAGCCGATTTCCAGCAGCCGCGCGCGCTGCTCTTCGGTCTCCACCCCTTCGGCGATGACTTGCAAACCCAGCTTGTGCGCCA
Above is a genomic segment from Janthinobacterium sp. 64 containing:
- a CDS encoding DUF3597 domain-containing protein; this translates as MGIFSNIYNKIFHHASDAAPAATPAAATIAPAAAPAAAPAAPAAAAPVVDVEVVLVELASKNAEKLNWRTSIVDLMKLLQLDSSLASRKELAQELHFTGDTNDSASMNIWLHRQVMIKLAENGGKVPEELKN